A window of the Streptomyces albireticuli genome harbors these coding sequences:
- a CDS encoding cytochrome P450 produces the protein MSTPVTDPGVAMTTLMTPAGKRDPYPLYEALRAYGPLLRLGPDQLVVTGHAECFRALREPRLLSTDGPVQDRMMPGWRDHSSWVWLARNMLFSNSPDHERYRRFFSGAFTPRRIAELRPVVEGLIDGLIDRLAGLAADGAPVDFMAEFAFRVPMAVMGALLGIPEEDQAAFRGPVGDITTALEPIRDLSQLDRGDGGMEWMAAYFTELAAARRAAPRDDLVSAMTRARDESGELSEDELIANFMLLLVAGTEAPMDLIGNALRLAFDHPGHADALREDDGLAPGYIEETLRFDPAAQALNRMAATDLEFFGVPLTEGTKVTLLIAAGNRDPRRFPDPLRFDPYRTGNHALTFSGGAHFCLGAALARMQAEIALPRLLRRFPALGPAGEPTFRDQLVQRGFDRLPVKCG, from the coding sequence ATGAGCACACCGGTGACGGACCCCGGCGTCGCGATGACGACACTGATGACCCCGGCGGGCAAGCGTGACCCGTACCCCCTCTACGAGGCGCTCCGCGCGTACGGGCCGCTGCTGCGGCTCGGCCCGGACCAGCTGGTCGTCACCGGCCACGCCGAGTGCTTCCGCGCCCTGCGCGAGCCCCGGCTGCTGTCCACCGACGGGCCGGTGCAGGACCGGATGATGCCCGGCTGGCGTGACCACTCCTCCTGGGTCTGGCTCGCGCGGAACATGCTCTTCAGCAACTCCCCGGACCACGAGCGCTACCGGCGCTTCTTCAGCGGCGCGTTCACCCCGCGGCGGATCGCCGAGCTGCGGCCCGTGGTCGAGGGCCTGATCGACGGGCTGATCGACCGGCTCGCCGGACTCGCGGCGGACGGCGCCCCGGTGGACTTCATGGCGGAGTTCGCCTTCCGGGTGCCGATGGCCGTGATGGGCGCGCTGCTGGGCATCCCCGAGGAGGACCAGGCGGCCTTCCGGGGGCCCGTCGGGGACATCACCACCGCCCTGGAGCCGATCCGCGACCTCTCCCAGCTCGACCGGGGCGACGGCGGCATGGAGTGGATGGCCGCGTACTTCACCGAGCTGGCCGCCGCCCGCCGCGCCGCGCCCCGCGACGACCTGGTCAGCGCGATGACCCGGGCCCGGGACGAGAGCGGCGAGCTCAGCGAGGACGAGCTGATCGCCAACTTCATGCTGCTCCTGGTCGCCGGCACCGAGGCCCCCATGGACCTCATCGGCAACGCGCTGCGGCTGGCCTTCGACCACCCCGGGCACGCCGACGCGCTCCGCGAGGACGACGGACTCGCCCCGGGCTACATCGAGGAGACCCTGCGCTTCGACCCCGCCGCCCAGGCGCTCAACCGGATGGCCGCGACCGACCTGGAGTTCTTCGGCGTGCCGCTGACCGAGGGGACGAAGGTCACCCTCCTCATCGCGGCCGGCAACCGCGACCCGCGCCGCTTCCCCGACCCGCTGCGCTTCGACCCGTACCGCACGGGGAACCACGCGCTGACGTTCAGCGGCGGCGCGCACTTCTGTCTCGGGGCGGCGCTGGCCCGGATGCAGGCGGAGATCGCGCTGCCCCGGCTGCTGCGCCGGTTCCCGGCGCTGGGGCCGGCGGGGGAGCCCACCTTCCGCGACCAGCTGGTGCAGCGGGGGTTCGACCGGCTGCCCGTGAAGTGTGGCTGA
- a CDS encoding ABC transporter ATP-binding protein: protein MVGISPGGDGSRWAIEARGLGKRYRRRWAVRDCSFRVPAGVVCGLVGSNGAGKSTLLNMAARITRPTNGSLRLFGTPVAEAGVLARCAFLAQDKPLFPRFTVEDHLRMGEELNPRWDSEVATRIVRSGKVPLHARTGALSGGQRSRVALALAFGKRPDLLLLDEPMAELDPLAAHEIAGLLMSEAAEQGTTVVMSSHQLADVSTMCDYLLAVADGRLRLAGDVDALLSAHSLVTGARLVDGVPPEIARHTVVESRVVGRQFTGLIRPDGPVEGDWRISEPTLEEVLLAYLRSPGTPPLITADARPADHDDAPEVAA from the coding sequence ATGGTGGGGATATCTCCGGGCGGTGACGGGAGCCGCTGGGCGATCGAGGCGCGCGGACTCGGCAAGCGGTACCGGCGGCGCTGGGCCGTCCGCGACTGCTCGTTCCGGGTGCCGGCCGGTGTCGTGTGCGGACTCGTGGGATCGAACGGCGCGGGCAAGAGCACGCTGCTGAACATGGCCGCCCGCATCACCCGGCCCACGAACGGGAGCCTGCGGCTGTTCGGCACGCCCGTGGCCGAGGCCGGCGTGCTGGCGCGGTGTGCCTTCCTGGCACAGGACAAGCCGCTGTTCCCGCGCTTCACCGTCGAGGACCACCTGCGGATGGGCGAGGAGCTCAACCCCCGGTGGGACAGTGAGGTCGCGACGCGGATCGTCCGCTCCGGCAAGGTGCCCCTGCACGCGCGGACCGGAGCCCTCTCCGGCGGCCAGCGCTCCCGGGTCGCCCTCGCCCTGGCCTTCGGTAAGCGCCCCGACCTGCTGCTCCTGGACGAGCCCATGGCTGAGCTGGACCCGCTCGCCGCCCACGAGATCGCCGGGCTGCTGATGTCCGAGGCCGCCGAGCAGGGCACGACCGTCGTCATGTCCTCGCACCAGCTGGCCGACGTCTCCACCATGTGCGACTACCTGCTGGCCGTCGCCGACGGCCGGCTCCGCCTCGCCGGTGACGTCGACGCGCTGCTGTCCGCCCACAGCCTGGTGACCGGAGCCCGGCTGGTGGACGGCGTCCCGCCGGAGATCGCCCGGCACACCGTCGTGGAATCCCGCGTCGTGGGGCGCCAGTTCACCGGGCTGATCCGCCCGGACGGCCCGGTGGAGGGCGACTGGCGGATCAGCGAGCCCACCCTCGAAGAGGTGCTCCTCGCCTACTTGAGGTCGCCCGGGACACCACCCCTGATCACCGCGGACGCCCGGCCCGCCGACCACGACGACGCACCGGAGGTGGCGGCGTGA
- a CDS encoding acyl-CoA desaturase has protein sequence MTVSPERSPEKSPETSAQSSSSPAEGTGTAAGRPAAPPGALAGDTDASARRLAYVTVGVPTLGFAGAVVFAFHYGISAVDIGLLVGMYLVTSLGVEGGFHRFFSHLSFAAKPGVTAFWGIAGSMAAQGPIVFWVATHRQHHAFTDRDGDPHSPRPIEDGRRFARARGFWHGHVGWLFTVRRQNWSKYVPDLMRNRLVMKINQYYFVWVLAGLALPALLGWALTGGSARGAAGGLLWGGLARIFLLDHVTWSVNSIGHTLGNRPYRTRDGSRNVAPLAPFSVGGSWHNNHHAKPALAHNRHTFWQIDIAGGVIRLLDVLGLVSHVRYPKRARSE, from the coding sequence ATGACGGTTTCCCCCGAGAGATCTCCCGAGAAGTCCCCCGAGACCTCCGCACAGTCCTCCTCGTCACCGGCCGAGGGCACCGGCACCGCGGCCGGGCGGCCCGCCGCTCCCCCCGGCGCCCTCGCCGGTGACACCGACGCCTCGGCGCGAAGACTCGCCTACGTCACCGTCGGCGTGCCCACCCTCGGCTTCGCCGGAGCCGTGGTCTTCGCCTTCCACTACGGCATCAGCGCCGTCGACATCGGGCTGCTCGTCGGCATGTACCTGGTGACGTCGCTGGGCGTGGAGGGCGGCTTCCACCGCTTCTTCTCCCATCTGTCCTTCGCGGCCAAGCCCGGCGTCACCGCCTTCTGGGGCATCGCCGGGAGCATGGCGGCCCAGGGCCCGATCGTCTTCTGGGTGGCCACCCACCGCCAGCACCACGCCTTCACCGACCGCGACGGCGACCCCCACTCGCCCCGGCCCATCGAGGACGGCCGGCGCTTCGCCAGGGCGCGCGGCTTCTGGCACGGGCACGTCGGCTGGCTGTTCACGGTCCGCCGGCAGAACTGGAGCAAGTACGTCCCGGACCTGATGCGCAACCGCCTCGTGATGAAGATCAACCAGTACTACTTCGTCTGGGTCCTGGCCGGCCTGGCACTGCCCGCGCTGCTCGGCTGGGCGCTCACCGGCGGCAGCGCCCGCGGCGCCGCCGGCGGCCTCCTCTGGGGCGGCCTGGCCCGGATCTTCCTGCTCGACCATGTGACGTGGAGCGTCAACTCGATCGGCCACACGCTGGGCAACCGCCCCTACCGGACGCGCGACGGCAGCCGCAACGTGGCCCCGCTCGCGCCGTTCTCCGTCGGCGGTTCCTGGCACAACAACCACCACGCCAAGCCGGCCCTGGCGCACAACCGGCACACCTTCTGGCAGATCGACATCGCCGGGGGCGTCATCCGGCTGCTGGACGTGCTCGGCCTGGTCTCCCACGTCCGCTACCCCAAACGCGCACGGTCAGAGTAG
- a CDS encoding fatty acid desaturase → MAAYNFPSAPDENFQEFLRKSEKIEGERLQAAIPRDYFEPRVARGVLGFAVSWALYIGAIAGVAFAPHWLLWIPLWIVAGLGGWGLHCIAHDCGHGSFSRSRKFNFAVGHVALLPLIYPFHAWRHVHNLHHSHTNNLELDTDWRPVPAALYDRMPFHEKVIYHGTRTWAFWGGTINYWRESGFRPGYFPKREARRDVRRSMVFVLAVCVLYFTPLIWFTGFTGFLIYFVAPWLATHAWFSATTLMHHSSSDVPYLTNEHWTRNASRLLVTTDYVYPKWLLFLTHNISIHTAHHVAPVVPYYNLRKAQAALKAAYPGMVREEKVRISQLARIVRRLHFYDTESGYYTDFSRTRIAPADAKPVPVKTS, encoded by the coding sequence ATGGCCGCTTACAACTTTCCGTCGGCACCCGACGAGAACTTCCAGGAATTCCTCCGCAAGTCGGAGAAGATCGAGGGGGAACGCCTCCAGGCGGCCATCCCCCGGGACTACTTCGAGCCCCGGGTGGCCCGCGGCGTCCTCGGGTTCGCCGTCAGCTGGGCGCTCTACATCGGGGCGATCGCCGGCGTCGCCTTCGCACCGCACTGGCTGCTGTGGATCCCCCTGTGGATCGTCGCCGGCCTCGGCGGCTGGGGGCTGCACTGCATCGCCCACGACTGCGGGCACGGCTCCTTCTCCCGGTCGCGGAAGTTCAACTTCGCGGTCGGCCATGTGGCGCTGCTGCCGCTGATCTACCCCTTCCACGCCTGGCGGCACGTCCACAACCTGCACCACAGCCACACCAACAACCTGGAGCTGGACACCGACTGGCGTCCCGTCCCGGCGGCGCTCTACGACCGGATGCCCTTCCACGAGAAGGTCATCTACCACGGGACGCGCACCTGGGCGTTCTGGGGCGGCACCATCAACTACTGGCGGGAGTCGGGCTTCCGGCCCGGCTACTTCCCCAAGCGCGAGGCGCGCCGCGACGTGCGCCGGTCGATGGTCTTCGTGCTGGCCGTGTGCGTCCTGTACTTCACGCCGCTGATCTGGTTCACCGGGTTCACCGGCTTCCTGATCTACTTCGTCGCGCCCTGGCTCGCCACCCACGCGTGGTTCAGCGCGACGACGCTGATGCACCACAGCTCCAGCGACGTGCCGTACCTCACCAACGAGCACTGGACCCGCAACGCGAGCCGGCTGCTGGTGACGACCGACTACGTCTACCCCAAGTGGCTGCTGTTCCTCACCCACAACATCTCCATCCACACCGCGCACCACGTGGCCCCGGTCGTGCCCTACTACAACCTCCGCAAGGCCCAGGCGGCCCTGAAGGCGGCGTACCCCGGCATGGTCCGCGAGGAGAAGGTCAGGATCAGCCAGCTGGCCCGGATCGTCCGGCGGCTGCACTTCTACGACACCGAGTCGGGCTACTACACCGACTTCTCCCGTACCCGCATCGCACCGGCGGACGCCAAGCCGGTGCCCGTGAAGACCTCGTGA
- a CDS encoding fatty acyl-AMP ligase has product MPTSLPEILEYRAAQPPQLAFRFLPDGTGDELVDWTYQDLAEHAGRIAADLLDRELTGRRVVLALDPGVHYVAALFGIFRAGATAVPSFPPTGKRAVARFASIVEDCAPDVIIADTRLAGRVGQFEAELPESVPRPRWIFVDDAYFKEAAAPDRQPPRLADPALLQYTSGSTGNPKGIVLTHANLVSNCLTLEENMGYEPDRVGCTWLPPYHDMGLMGTLLLAVHGGWPLVLLSPAHFVQQPYRWLKALTDHKVTISVGPNFAFDLCTSNVTDEELETLDLSRLRQVFCGSEPVSRATLDRFRERFGPRGYTETSLIPCYGLAEATLYVSGKRSGTEVRTRLLDKEALERGIVRAADPLGTDTTARIISCGAVAVGHEVLIVDPETRRPAGAGRVGEVWVAGPSVAAGYLGRPELTAETFTARLADDVRPPSGSEQTYLRTGDLGFLLDGELHITGRLKDLVVIAGRNLYPQDIEHSVREAHDKLRGSAVFSRPGEAGEELVVVAEYRGTARQLAAEGSAVLDAVIAAVTADHGVRPADVHFGPVGAIPMTTSGKVRRDATRKAYVQGTLKKLALATDDKPLSAR; this is encoded by the coding sequence TTGCCCACGTCATTGCCGGAGATCCTGGAGTACCGGGCGGCCCAGCCCCCGCAACTGGCCTTCCGCTTCCTGCCCGACGGGACCGGCGACGAGCTGGTCGACTGGACCTACCAGGACCTCGCCGAGCACGCCGGCCGCATCGCCGCGGACCTGCTGGACCGGGAGCTCACCGGCCGCCGCGTCGTCCTGGCCCTCGATCCCGGGGTGCACTACGTCGCCGCGCTCTTCGGGATATTCCGGGCCGGCGCCACCGCGGTGCCCTCCTTCCCGCCGACCGGCAAACGGGCCGTGGCGCGCTTCGCCTCGATCGTCGAGGACTGCGCACCCGATGTGATCATCGCCGACACCCGGCTGGCGGGCCGCGTCGGCCAATTCGAGGCCGAACTCCCCGAATCCGTCCCCCGCCCGCGGTGGATATTCGTCGACGACGCCTATTTCAAGGAAGCCGCCGCACCCGACCGGCAGCCCCCGCGGCTCGCCGACCCGGCACTGCTCCAGTACACCTCCGGCTCGACCGGGAATCCCAAGGGCATCGTCCTCACCCATGCCAACCTCGTCAGCAATTGCCTGACCCTTGAGGAGAACATGGGCTACGAGCCCGACCGGGTCGGCTGCACCTGGCTGCCGCCGTACCACGACATGGGCCTCATGGGCACCCTCCTGCTCGCGGTGCACGGCGGCTGGCCCCTGGTACTGCTGTCACCGGCGCACTTCGTGCAACAGCCCTACCGCTGGCTCAAGGCGCTCACCGACCACAAGGTGACGATTTCGGTCGGCCCGAACTTCGCGTTCGACCTCTGTACGTCGAACGTCACCGACGAGGAGCTGGAGACGCTCGACCTGAGCCGGCTGCGCCAGGTCTTCTGCGGCTCGGAGCCCGTCTCCCGGGCCACCCTGGACAGGTTCCGCGAGCGGTTCGGCCCGCGCGGCTACACCGAGACGTCCCTCATCCCCTGCTACGGGCTGGCCGAGGCGACGCTCTACGTCTCGGGCAAGCGGTCCGGCACCGAGGTCCGTACGCGACTCCTCGACAAGGAGGCCCTGGAGAGGGGCATCGTCCGCGCGGCGGACCCCCTCGGCACGGACACCACGGCGCGGATCATCAGCTGCGGCGCCGTCGCCGTCGGCCACGAGGTGCTGATCGTCGACCCGGAGACCCGGCGTCCGGCCGGCGCCGGCCGGGTCGGCGAGGTCTGGGTCGCCGGCCCCAGCGTCGCGGCGGGGTACCTCGGCCGCCCCGAGCTCACCGCCGAGACCTTCACCGCCCGCCTCGCGGACGACGTCCGTCCGCCTTCGGGAAGTGAACAAACGTATCTGCGCACGGGGGACCTGGGCTTCCTCCTCGACGGCGAGCTCCACATCACCGGGCGGCTCAAGGACCTCGTGGTCATCGCCGGCCGCAACCTCTACCCGCAGGACATCGAGCACTCCGTCCGCGAGGCCCACGACAAGCTGCGCGGGTCCGCGGTCTTCTCCCGCCCCGGCGAGGCAGGCGAGGAACTGGTGGTCGTCGCGGAGTACCGCGGCACCGCCCGCCAGCTGGCCGCCGAGGGGAGCGCGGTCCTCGACGCGGTGATCGCGGCGGTGACCGCCGACCACGGCGTCCGGCCGGCCGACGTGCACTTCGGGCCGGTCGGCGCGATCCCCATGACGACCAGCGGCAAGGTCCGCAGGGACGCGACACGGAAGGCCTACGTCCAGGGGACGCTCAAGAAGCTGGCCCTGGCCACCGACGACAAGCCGCTGTCCGCGCGGTGA
- a CDS encoding alpha/beta fold hydrolase has translation MTPLSLRRFAHAAVGALAPGVGGRWATDVFSRTRKMGVRPDNVLPLGARRFVIEGNPDVRGGYLWGDDEDADGAPVPTALLVHGWGADSSSMYSLIAPLRELGYRVAAFDAPAHGVSEGSRATMTQYTAATRAALDSLGGARVIVAHSLGSIAAVAALALRPDRPVDCLALVAPTCTLNAVLDSWARSELRLARPILDRIYRELHRRNGVPVSHWDVVGLGRELPCPVLAIHDPDDPVVPFHEAEVIAAGLPDVRLERATGRGHMGILMSPEVKSAVSAFVAEHGSRTGETIA, from the coding sequence ATGACACCACTCTCCCTACGACGGTTCGCCCACGCGGCGGTCGGCGCCCTCGCACCGGGCGTCGGCGGCCGCTGGGCGACCGACGTCTTCTCCCGCACCCGCAAGATGGGTGTCCGCCCCGACAACGTCCTTCCGCTGGGCGCCCGCCGGTTCGTCATCGAGGGCAACCCCGACGTGCGCGGCGGCTATCTGTGGGGCGACGACGAGGACGCGGACGGCGCGCCCGTGCCGACCGCGCTGCTGGTCCACGGCTGGGGCGCCGACAGCTCCAGCATGTACTCGCTCATCGCGCCGCTGCGCGAACTCGGCTACCGCGTGGCCGCGTTCGACGCCCCGGCCCACGGGGTGTCCGAGGGCAGCCGGGCGACGATGACGCAGTACACCGCGGCCACCCGTGCCGCGCTCGACTCGCTCGGCGGGGCGCGGGTGATCGTCGCGCACTCGCTCGGCTCGATCGCCGCCGTGGCCGCCCTGGCCCTGCGGCCGGACCGGCCCGTCGACTGCCTCGCGCTCGTCGCGCCCACCTGCACCCTGAACGCCGTCCTGGACTCCTGGGCGCGCAGCGAGCTGCGGCTCGCCCGCCCGATCCTCGACCGCATCTACCGGGAACTGCACCGCCGCAACGGGGTGCCCGTCAGCCACTGGGACGTCGTCGGCCTCGGCCGCGAACTGCCGTGCCCGGTGCTGGCGATCCACGACCCCGACGACCCGGTCGTACCGTTCCACGAGGCCGAGGTCATCGCGGCCGGCCTGCCGGACGTACGCCTCGAAAGGGCCACCGGACGGGGCCACATGGGGATCCTCATGTCGCCCGAAGTGAAAAGCGCCGTCTCCGCGTTCGTCGCCGAACACGGATCCAGAACTGGAGAGACCATCGCGTGA
- a CDS encoding acyl carrier protein produces the protein MFGRKKETQLTGPLTEDSLRQWLVDHLAQRIEVAPAEIDTTKSFEAYGLDSRVAVQVSGSLEKVVERRLSPGLLYEHQTIDDLSRYLAQELRLSGRTG, from the coding sequence ATGTTCGGACGCAAGAAGGAAACGCAGCTGACCGGCCCGCTCACGGAGGACTCCCTCCGGCAGTGGCTGGTCGACCACCTCGCCCAGCGGATCGAGGTCGCGCCCGCCGAGATCGACACCACCAAGTCCTTCGAGGCCTACGGGCTCGACTCCCGGGTCGCCGTCCAGGTCTCCGGGTCCCTGGAGAAGGTCGTCGAGCGCAGGCTCTCGCCCGGTCTGCTCTACGAGCACCAGACCATCGACGACCTGAGCCGCTACCTCGCGCAAGAGCTCAGACTGTCCGGCCGGACCGGCTGA
- a CDS encoding acyl-CoA desaturase yields the protein MSSATADPLAAAIVKLDPASRRIKRFSALTTMTLPLIGTLAAVWFLWTGNFTTTDLVLFVVMYFVHMGGITIGFHRYLSHKAFKTSRVFEGIMMITGSMGAQGPLMFWVTTHRRHHRFSDREGDPHSPNLHGWSLRARLRGLWYAHMPWMLSDETSKWTVFAPDVLRDRRLMWYHRTYPAWVLTGLLIPTVIGFAVGRTPMSALTALVFGGFARIFVANQAAWCVGSVCHAIGSRPFNNDDRSANNWPVAAFTFGEGLQNNHHAFPGSYRHGVTWWEPDLSGWLLFGLGKAGVVWELREPDQATIARKRAMKKAA from the coding sequence GTGTCCTCGGCAACAGCTGATCCGCTGGCGGCGGCAATCGTCAAGCTCGACCCTGCCAGCCGCCGCATCAAAAGATTCTCCGCACTGACCACCATGACCCTCCCGCTCATCGGCACGCTCGCGGCGGTCTGGTTCCTGTGGACCGGCAACTTCACCACCACCGACCTGGTCCTGTTCGTCGTGATGTATTTCGTCCACATGGGCGGCATCACCATCGGCTTCCACCGCTACCTCTCGCACAAGGCGTTCAAGACCTCGCGCGTGTTCGAGGGCATCATGATGATCACCGGGTCCATGGGGGCCCAGGGTCCGCTGATGTTCTGGGTCACCACCCACCGCCGGCACCACCGCTTCAGCGACCGCGAGGGCGACCCGCACTCCCCGAACCTGCACGGCTGGAGCCTGCGGGCCCGGCTGCGCGGGCTGTGGTACGCCCACATGCCCTGGATGCTGAGCGACGAGACGTCGAAGTGGACCGTCTTCGCCCCCGACGTCCTGCGGGACCGCCGGCTGATGTGGTACCACCGCACCTACCCCGCCTGGGTGCTCACCGGCCTGCTGATCCCCACCGTGATCGGCTTCGCCGTCGGCCGGACGCCGATGTCGGCCCTCACCGCCCTGGTCTTCGGCGGCTTCGCCCGCATCTTCGTGGCCAACCAGGCCGCCTGGTGCGTCGGTTCGGTCTGCCACGCCATCGGCAGCCGCCCCTTCAACAACGACGACCGCAGCGCCAACAACTGGCCCGTCGCCGCCTTCACCTTCGGCGAGGGCCTCCAGAACAACCACCACGCCTTCCCCGGCTCGTACCGCCACGGCGTCACCTGGTGGGAGCCGGACCTGAGCGGCTGGCTGCTCTTCGGCCTCGGCAAGGCGGGCGTCGTGTGGGAGCTGCGCGAACCCGACCAGGCGACCATCGCCAGGAAACGGGCGATGAAGAAAGCCGCCTGA
- a CDS encoding DHA2 family efflux MFS transporter permease subunit, whose amino-acid sequence MTQTAAGEAGSVTKPRFGPVFAVVVAGVAMSNLDMFIVNVALPDIGAQFSGSSLASLSWILNAYAVIFAALLIPAGSLADRTSPRQAYLLGIAVFTLASAACAVAPGVWVLVAARVVQAVGAAMLIPSSLGLLLAAAPPEKRVASVRAWTAISGLAAALGPVIGGLLTQLDWRWVFLINLPIGVFALVVGARVLPRTPSRPTADRLDLAGAVLLTLGIAVLALGLVKSDDWGWASGGVIGSLVAGVVLLACFVLSSSRHPSPILPLDLLRIRPVGPATFANLLFAVAFGAMLLSAVLWCQQVWHWSPLRTGLAIAPGPVMVPAFAMGVGPLIRRIGSGAVSAIGSVLFCVGIGWWIYRLDTSHDYVAGFLPGMLLTGIGVGLVVPTLVGAAVTALPPQSFSTGSAVVTMARQVGSVLGVALLVAFLGTPGAGDAVTAFDHGWEFTLAASALAALACLFIPRAAKKPAA is encoded by the coding sequence ATGACTCAGACCGCCGCCGGTGAGGCGGGCAGCGTCACCAAGCCCCGCTTCGGTCCGGTGTTCGCCGTCGTGGTGGCCGGCGTGGCGATGTCCAATCTCGACATGTTCATCGTCAACGTCGCCCTGCCCGACATCGGCGCACAGTTCTCCGGGTCGTCGCTGGCCTCGCTGTCGTGGATCCTCAACGCCTACGCCGTGATCTTCGCCGCGCTGCTCATCCCGGCCGGCAGCCTCGCCGACCGGACCAGCCCGCGGCAGGCGTACCTGCTGGGCATAGCCGTCTTCACGCTCGCCTCCGCCGCCTGCGCGGTGGCGCCGGGCGTCTGGGTCCTGGTCGCCGCCCGGGTGGTCCAGGCGGTCGGGGCGGCCATGCTGATCCCGTCCTCCCTGGGTCTCCTGCTCGCCGCGGCCCCGCCGGAGAAGCGGGTGGCCTCGGTGCGCGCCTGGACCGCGATCAGCGGACTGGCCGCCGCGCTCGGCCCCGTCATCGGCGGTCTGCTCACCCAGCTCGACTGGCGCTGGGTCTTCCTGATCAACCTGCCCATCGGCGTCTTCGCCCTCGTCGTCGGCGCCCGGGTGCTGCCGCGCACCCCGTCCCGCCCGACCGCCGACCGGCTGGACCTCGCCGGCGCCGTCCTGCTCACCCTCGGCATCGCCGTCCTCGCCCTCGGCCTGGTCAAGAGCGACGACTGGGGCTGGGCCTCCGGCGGGGTCATCGGCTCGCTGGTGGCCGGCGTCGTCCTGCTCGCCTGCTTCGTCCTCAGCTCCTCCCGCCACCCGTCCCCGATCCTGCCCCTGGACCTCCTGCGGATCCGGCCCGTGGGCCCGGCGACCTTCGCCAACCTCCTGTTCGCGGTGGCCTTCGGCGCGATGCTGCTCTCCGCGGTGCTCTGGTGCCAGCAGGTCTGGCACTGGTCCCCGCTGCGCACCGGCCTCGCCATCGCGCCCGGCCCGGTCATGGTCCCCGCCTTCGCCATGGGCGTCGGCCCGCTCATCCGCCGGATCGGCTCGGGCGCGGTCTCCGCGATCGGCTCCGTGCTCTTCTGCGTGGGCATCGGCTGGTGGATCTACCGCCTGGACACCTCGCACGACTACGTCGCCGGCTTCCTCCCCGGCATGCTGCTCACCGGCATCGGGGTGGGCCTGGTCGTGCCGACCCTCGTCGGCGCCGCCGTGACGGCCCTTCCGCCGCAGAGCTTCTCCACCGGCTCGGCCGTGGTCACCATGGCCCGTCAGGTCGGCTCGGTCCTCGGGGTGGCCCTGCTGGTCGCCTTCCTCGGCACCCCCGGCGCGGGCGACGCCGTCACGGCCTTCGACCACGGCTGGGAGTTCACCCTCGCCGCGTCCGCGCTCGCGGCGCTCGCCTGCCTGTTCATCCCCCGGGCCGCGAAGAAGCCCGCGGCCTGA
- a CDS encoding ABC transporter permease: MTTTVKETPRAGGGKRPPRVLRGMAWLVWRQHRTAFVACLLLAAASCVNMLWQRGATQDFLARGRAEGTAVDLLEAFQGAQSSAFQNAVWTLSLVPVVAGVFLGAPLISGDRERGTVKLVTTQSVTRGRWIATKLGLAALVTLVCSAALSAVFTWWWEPAHLYVNSGHWDESGVFDNTGPMLVAMALLHFAAGAALGMFVRRTVAAMVLAFGFTYAVEVVWDAVRPRLGTARAVTSPVEAGRPSLPEGAVRHDEWTVDAHGGLHGFGTCFNERTPEGCRANEGIVAHRLEYFGYDQMNAMQWTGAAILLALAAAILTFTVWWARRRPL, translated from the coding sequence GTGACCACGACCGTGAAGGAAACCCCGCGCGCCGGCGGCGGCAAGCGGCCGCCCCGCGTCCTGCGCGGCATGGCCTGGCTGGTCTGGCGCCAGCACCGCACCGCCTTCGTCGCCTGCCTCCTGCTCGCCGCGGCCTCGTGCGTGAACATGCTGTGGCAGCGCGGCGCCACCCAGGACTTCCTCGCGCGCGGCCGGGCCGAGGGCACGGCCGTCGACCTCCTGGAGGCCTTCCAGGGCGCGCAGTCCTCCGCCTTCCAGAACGCCGTCTGGACGCTGTCGCTGGTGCCCGTCGTCGCCGGCGTCTTCCTCGGCGCCCCGCTGATCTCCGGCGACCGCGAGCGCGGCACCGTGAAGCTGGTCACCACTCAGTCGGTGACGCGCGGCCGCTGGATCGCCACCAAGCTCGGCCTCGCGGCGCTGGTCACCCTCGTGTGCTCGGCCGCCCTCTCCGCCGTCTTCACCTGGTGGTGGGAGCCCGCGCACCTCTACGTCAACAGCGGCCACTGGGACGAGAGCGGAGTCTTCGACAACACCGGCCCCATGCTGGTGGCGATGGCGCTGCTGCACTTCGCCGCGGGCGCCGCCCTCGGCATGTTCGTCCGCCGCACGGTGGCCGCGATGGTGCTGGCCTTCGGCTTCACCTACGCCGTGGAGGTCGTGTGGGACGCCGTCCGGCCGCGGCTCGGCACCGCCCGCGCCGTCACCTCCCCGGTGGAGGCGGGCCGGCCCTCGCTGCCCGAGGGCGCGGTGCGCCACGACGAGTGGACCGTCGACGCGCACGGCGGGCTGCACGGCTTCGGCACCTGCTTCAACGAGCGCACCCCCGAGGGCTGCCGGGCGAACGAGGGTATCGTCGCCCACCGCCTGGAATACTTCGGGTACGACCAGATGAACGCCATGCAATGGACGGGCGCCGCGATCCTGCTGGCCCTGGCCGCCGCGATCCTCACCTTCACCGTGTGGTGGGCCCGCAGGCGCCCCCTGTGA
- a CDS encoding rubredoxin — protein sequence MSEDMGKRAWMCLVCGWVYYEALGLPEEGIAPGTPWEEIPDTWECPDCGTTKADFVMAPL from the coding sequence GTGAGCGAGGACATGGGCAAGAGGGCATGGATGTGCCTGGTGTGCGGATGGGTCTACTACGAGGCCCTCGGACTCCCCGAGGAGGGCATCGCCCCGGGCACCCCCTGGGAGGAGATCCCCGACACCTGGGAGTGCCCGGACTGCGGCACCACCAAGGCCGACTTCGTGATGGCACCGCTGTAG